A window of Mucilaginibacter sp. PAMC 26640 contains these coding sequences:
- a CDS encoding transporter produces MQHINNGEIDFRSVARKLTIVENNLQGAVEILKSLPYSNIPVTGITGPPGAGKSTLVNAIIAKLLAKDKKIAILAIDPTSPFNFGSLLGDRIRMAAHFNNPNVFIRSLATRGSLGGLSAKTIEMTDVLRASGFDHVIVETVGVGQSEVEIAGLANTTFVVLVPEAGDEIQNIKAGLMEIADAFIINKADREGADLFINNLKKIIHQKPGEQIPILRTIASQNEGIDKVADLILLPQKRSNDRKELLLAQKAYSLIQQNRMVGINKKKLQQDIAEAFKEDGFNLYKFIADYQAPTAP; encoded by the coding sequence ATGCAACATATTAACAATGGAGAGATAGATTTCCGCTCGGTTGCGCGGAAACTCACTATTGTTGAGAATAACCTGCAAGGAGCCGTAGAAATTTTAAAATCGCTTCCTTATAGTAATATACCGGTAACCGGCATTACCGGCCCGCCCGGAGCCGGCAAAAGCACACTGGTAAATGCTATAATAGCTAAACTATTGGCGAAAGATAAAAAGATAGCCATACTGGCTATAGACCCAACCTCGCCATTTAATTTTGGTTCATTGCTTGGCGACAGGATCCGGATGGCGGCACACTTCAATAATCCCAACGTGTTTATCCGGTCGCTGGCTACACGGGGTTCACTGGGCGGTTTGTCTGCTAAAACTATTGAAATGACAGATGTGCTGCGTGCATCCGGTTTCGACCATGTTATTGTTGAAACGGTAGGCGTGGGCCAATCTGAAGTTGAAATAGCCGGGCTTGCCAATACTACATTCGTTGTACTGGTGCCCGAAGCCGGCGACGAGATCCAGAATATCAAAGCGGGACTGATGGAAATTGCCGATGCCTTCATCATCAACAAAGCCGACCGTGAAGGTGCCGACCTTTTCATCAACAATCTAAAAAAGATTATTCACCAGAAACCAGGGGAGCAAATACCCATACTGAGAACCATAGCTTCACAAAACGAAGGAATAGATAAAGTGGCAGACCTGATATTACTGCCGCAAAAAAGAAGCAACGATCGCAAAGAACTTTTGCTGGCGCAAAAGGCTTACAGCCTCATCCAACAAAACCGAATGGTTGGGATAAATAAAAAAAAGCTTCAGCAGGATATTGCTGAAGCTTTTAAAGAGGACGGGTTTAACCTATACAAGTTTATAGCAGATTATCAAGCCCCCACCGCACCCTGA
- a CDS encoding glycosyl transferase has product MKVSGFTFIRNAVKNDYPVVQAIISILPLCDEFIVALGDSDDGTADLIKSIGSAKIRIVETVWDSSERNGGKVFADQTDIAFKAIAPDSDWAFYIQGDECVHEQYLPLIKKEMADNLTNANIEGLLFKYLHFYGSFDYYGQSRRWYRREIRIVRNNTAVHAYRDAQGFRWDGRKLNVKLIDAYIYHYGWAKPPAGLNNKIRNFNKFYHNDEWLAQNVPDTYQFDYSNADRLLPFTGTHPAVMQKRIDATRWNIDLADKQLDKSMTFRRRALQFIEDLTGWRIGEYRNYKIVK; this is encoded by the coding sequence ATGAAAGTATCCGGTTTTACGTTTATCCGCAACGCAGTTAAAAACGATTATCCTGTTGTGCAGGCCATTATTTCCATACTGCCCTTATGCGATGAATTTATTGTGGCGCTGGGAGATAGTGACGACGGTACTGCCGATCTGATCAAAAGTATCGGCTCTGCCAAAATACGCATCGTAGAAACCGTTTGGGATAGCAGCGAGCGCAATGGCGGAAAGGTTTTTGCCGACCAAACCGACATCGCCTTTAAAGCTATAGCGCCAGATAGCGACTGGGCCTTCTATATCCAGGGCGATGAATGTGTGCATGAGCAATATTTGCCGCTGATCAAAAAGGAGATGGCGGATAATTTAACGAATGCCAATATCGAAGGGCTGTTATTTAAATACCTGCATTTTTATGGCTCTTTTGATTATTACGGGCAATCGCGCAGGTGGTACAGAAGGGAGATCAGGATTGTGCGGAACAATACGGCGGTACACGCGTACAGGGACGCGCAAGGTTTTAGGTGGGATGGCCGCAAGCTTAACGTTAAACTGATAGACGCCTATATTTACCATTACGGATGGGCAAAACCCCCGGCCGGACTAAATAATAAGATACGCAACTTTAACAAGTTTTATCATAATGATGAATGGCTGGCACAAAATGTCCCTGATACCTACCAGTTTGATTATAGCAATGCCGACCGGTTGCTGCCATTTACCGGCACACACCCGGCAGTAATGCAAAAGCGGATAGATGCCACCCGCTGGAATATTGATCTTGCGGACAAGCAATTAGATAAGAGTATGACCTTTAGGCGGAGGGCGCTGCAGTTTATTGAAGACCTTACCGGCTGGCGAATCGGAGAGTATAGGAACTACAAAATAGTGAAATAA
- a CDS encoding glycosyl transferase family 9 gives MKHILISRTDAIGDVVLTLPMAGYLRLLYPAAKILFLGRTYTGPVIRCCTSVDEFIDYNDLLKLDEKQQIAFLKHKHIDTIIHVLPNKHIAALGKRAGIKTRIGTRNRVFHWFSCNVLVKLSRKKSDLHEAQLNLVLLKPLGLESVQTIPAIVNHNEFKPTIAIPARLNELLVKDRFNLILHPKSHGSGVEWGLDKFKQLAEALAASGVRIFITGSDKEQALLADWVKTLPANVTDVTGQLTLDELIAFIAASDGLVASGTGPLHLAGALGVHTLGLFPSSRPIHPGRWAPIGKKAEYLESDGGDLRSITVDMVANKINTWRSGCRP, from the coding sequence ATGAAACATATATTGATCAGTCGTACGGATGCCATTGGCGATGTGGTTTTGACGCTGCCTATGGCCGGTTATTTACGTCTCCTATATCCTGCTGCCAAGATCTTGTTCCTGGGCAGAACTTATACCGGGCCGGTGATTAGGTGCTGCACCAGTGTTGACGAGTTTATAGATTATAACGACCTGTTAAAACTGGATGAAAAACAACAAATTGCTTTTTTAAAGCACAAGCACATCGACACCATTATTCATGTGTTGCCCAATAAGCATATCGCGGCTTTAGGCAAACGGGCCGGCATCAAGACCAGGATAGGTACCCGAAACCGTGTTTTTCATTGGTTTTCATGCAATGTTCTGGTAAAACTGAGCCGTAAAAAATCTGACCTGCACGAAGCGCAGTTAAACCTAGTATTATTAAAGCCACTTGGGCTGGAGTCGGTTCAAACCATTCCGGCCATTGTAAATCATAACGAATTTAAGCCGACCATCGCAATACCAGCCAGGTTAAATGAATTACTGGTAAAAGATCGGTTCAACCTTATCCTTCATCCAAAATCTCACGGTAGTGGGGTGGAGTGGGGACTGGACAAATTCAAACAACTGGCAGAGGCATTAGCTGCCTCCGGTGTTAGGATCTTCATTACGGGGTCCGACAAAGAGCAGGCCTTATTGGCAGACTGGGTAAAAACCCTCCCCGCAAATGTAACTGATGTAACCGGGCAATTGACACTGGATGAACTGATCGCTTTTATTGCGGCATCCGATGGTTTGGTGGCATCCGGTACCGGTCCGCTGCATTTGGCTGGGGCTTTGGGTGTGCATACTTTAGGTTTATTCCCGTCATCGCGCCCCATCCATCCCGGCAGGTGGGCTCCAATTGGGAAAAAAGCCGAATATTTGGAAAGTGACGGCGGTGATTTGCGAAGTATAACGGTGGATATGGTAGCTAATAAAATTAACACCTGGCGCAGTGGATGTCGGCCATAA